AATTTAAAGAACACCTTTACCCTCAAATTATAAAAACCAGAAAAACAGCCACTAAATATTAAACAACAGCAGCAAATAGGGTGAGATAAATGAAAGTTGGAATTTCAATGCTACACTGCCTAAGCGAACCCTTCAACAAAATGCTCAAATACATAACAAACACGGAGGTCACCCACGTAGAAATAGTTGACGATGGCCTTCATGCTCTAAACAAAAGAAAAACCTTAAAGCTGAAAGAGGTTGGAAAACGCTACAACCTACAGTTTTCCGTTCATGCACCCTTTGCAGACATAAACATTGCGTCACCGTCCAAATTCTTGTTAAACGCTATGATTAAGCGATTAGAAAAATCCATACACTTTGCAAGCCTATTGGAAGCGCATGTTTGGGTTTTCCATCCGGGCTTGAAAACAGGCATAAGCATGTTTTATCCCGAGCTTGACTGGATTCAAAACTGTGAAACTGCAAGGATACTTTACAAAATTGCGCAAAAAAATGGTGTAGAAATAGCCATAGAAAATGTTCCAGAGCCTTACCCCTTCCTAATGAAGAGCGTAGAACACTTCAAAAAATTCTACGAAGAAGTCGACGTAGGAATTGGTTTAGCTCTCGACGTTGGACATGCAAACCTAAACGGGCAGATAGAGCTTTTCCTTAAAACTTTTTCAAACAAAGTTGTGCATATTCATGTCCATGATAACCGCGGGAAGGAGGATGAGCATTTAGGCATAGGCTACGGAACTGTGAATTGGAGGAGGTTTGTAGAAATTCTAAAAGAAACGTCTTACAACAATGTTTTGGTGATTGAATCTATCGAAAAAATTACTGAAAGCATCAACAACTTGAAATCAATACTGGAGTAGAAAATATTGAACATTGAATTTTGACATAAATTCTATGAATAGGATTAGACCTTTGTCCCGCAAATTAAAAAGATATTATAAAGAGAGTAAGTTGAGTTCACGCTTTTTCTCTTCAGTGGGTATCCCGTCCTTGTTCCATCCTCTGAGCTTGTAGTAGTCATCCAGCATCTTGTTTAGCATTTCACGAGTTACAATTTTGCCCTTCGAGGGGCCATCTGGATGCGGTTGCTCCATTAAACGTTTGGGAAGAGCATCATCCCTCCTTGTTATTCCCTCCCTAACGTTGAACATCCTCGTCAGGTTGAGTATTCTTTCTCCGACCATTATGAATCGTTTTCCATCCATATTCATTCCAGTGACGGCGTTTAGTATTTCAGCGGAATACTCGGGAAGCCATGGAACAAAATGCGTCCAGAATATACAGTGAATCAATGTGTCGTTTGCAGCGTTTAACTCCTCGGTTTCTTTGACGCTTTTAGCTTTGTTTTCTATGCTAAACCTGTCCAGCACACCACCTATTTCCAGACCAAGGGTTGCCGAGTGGGTGTGGCAAGCCCCCCTATCACCTATCGACAACGATAAAGCGTGTCCCCAGAAAGCTCTAGGATCCCACGCTGGACATTCTAAACCTTTCACGTGAGATGCATAGTACTCTGCCTCTTTGCCTAGTTTTTCAGCCATTCTTTTTGAGCCCTCAGCCAGTATATCTCCGAGACCAGTTCGTTCTCCAACGCTTTTAACTAAATTGATTAAGGCTTCTCCGCTTCCAAAACCAATTTTAAGTTTTCCAAGGTTTTCGGCTTTCAATATTCCTTTTTCACAAAGCATCATAGCAAGGGATATAACAGAGCCGGTTGATATAGTATCCATCCCGTATTGATCACACAAGCACGCAGCATAGGCGACCGTTTCGAGGCTGGATACACTGCAATTTGCGCCTAACAAGCATATTGATTCGAACTCGGGGCCGTCAAGTTTAGTTCCGGCATATGGGCCGCTCTTGATTTCACATATTTTACGGCAGCCTATAGTGCAACCGAAACAAGACGCTCTTTTAACGACAAAGTTCTCTTTCATGTATTCTCCGCTTAGGCTGTCAGCTCCCTCAAAGACGCCAGTAGTGTAGCATTTAACAGCCCAGCCTCCAAGGGCATTTGCAACGCCTACGAAGCCTGGTGTTCCAAAGTTTGGCAAAACCTCCGCTGTTGCAGGATTTTTCTTAATCATATCCTTAATGTTCTTGTAGGCTTCCTCCAGTTTTTCAGGGTTAACCACGGATGGTTTAGACGTTCCACTTACGGCTATTGCCTTCAACCTTTTTGAGCCAAGAACTGCTCCGGCACCACCTCTTCCAGCATCTCTTCCCTCATCATGTATAACTGAGGCGAACCTTACAAGTTTCTCACCGGCGGGCCCTATACGCGCTACACTTGCCTCTTTCTCGCCTATCTCCTCCTTAACCATAACCTCTGTTTCGTCTGTCATCTTTCCCCAAAGATGTTCAGCCTTTCTGATTTCAATTTCGCCGTCATGTACCCATAGAAAGACTGGTTTCTCTGACCTACCCTCTATTATAATTGCGTCGTATCCTGAAAATTTCAGTCTGGCACCGAAAAACCCACCAGCGTAAGTGTCTAAGAACAGTGATGTCAAGGGCGACTTTGTTATCACAACATGCCTCCCTGCAAATCCAGACGCTGTAGTCCCTGTCAGAGGACCCGTTGCGAAAATCACTTTATTGGATGGATCAAAAGGGTCAATCTTAGGCTCCACGGAATTGTAGAGAAAGTATGCGTATCCCTTGCCTCCAATAAACATGTCCACGAAGCTTTTCTTCAGCTCTTCCACAACAACCTTTTGCCGAGACAAATCCACCCTTAAGATCTTACCCATATATCCGCCATACTGGATAGTCATAATCAACCCTTCCCGCT
The sequence above is drawn from the Candidatus Bathyarchaeota archaeon genome and encodes:
- a CDS encoding aldehyde ferredoxin oxidoreductase family protein, with protein sequence MTIQYGGYMGKILRVDLSRQKVVVEELKKSFVDMFIGGKGYAYFLYNSVEPKIDPFDPSNKVIFATGPLTGTTASGFAGRHVVITKSPLTSLFLDTYAGGFFGARLKFSGYDAIIIEGRSEKPVFLWVHDGEIEIRKAEHLWGKMTDETEVMVKEEIGEKEASVARIGPAGEKLVRFASVIHDEGRDAGRGGAGAVLGSKRLKAIAVSGTSKPSVVNPEKLEEAYKNIKDMIKKNPATAEVLPNFGTPGFVGVANALGGWAVKCYTTGVFEGADSLSGEYMKENFVVKRASCFGCTIGCRKICEIKSGPYAGTKLDGPEFESICLLGANCSVSSLETVAYAACLCDQYGMDTISTGSVISLAMMLCEKGILKAENLGKLKIGFGSGEALINLVKSVGERTGLGDILAEGSKRMAEKLGKEAEYYASHVKGLECPAWDPRAFWGHALSLSIGDRGACHTHSATLGLEIGGVLDRFSIENKAKSVKETEELNAANDTLIHCIFWTHFVPWLPEYSAEILNAVTGMNMDGKRFIMVGERILNLTRMFNVREGITRRDDALPKRLMEQPHPDGPSKGKIVTREMLNKMLDDYYKLRGWNKDGIPTEEKKRELNLLSL
- a CDS encoding sugar phosphate isomerase/epimerase, translated to MKVGISMLHCLSEPFNKMLKYITNTEVTHVEIVDDGLHALNKRKTLKLKEVGKRYNLQFSVHAPFADINIASPSKFLLNAMIKRLEKSIHFASLLEAHVWVFHPGLKTGISMFYPELDWIQNCETARILYKIAQKNGVEIAIENVPEPYPFLMKSVEHFKKFYEEVDVGIGLALDVGHANLNGQIELFLKTFSNKVVHIHVHDNRGKEDEHLGIGYGTVNWRRFVEILKETSYNNVLVIESIEKITESINNLKSILE